Within Trichoderma atroviride chromosome 2, complete sequence, the genomic segment CTCTTGCAGCGGACACGGGTTGGAAAGGCCCCAATTGATGAAATATGGAGTTTAAATCTCGCCATTGATATTGATTACTCGGAGCTTGTGTGGCTGATTTTGTACAAGGTAAAACGAGTGGCCGAATATGATGAAGTCTATGCAGACGATAGATCTAAGGCGAATAGACGCTTAAAATACGTATACAAACTCTATGAGGCCTATCAACTCTCTTTATACCATGGAATCCACTCCATCTATGCCTGACATGTATGATGTAAACAGTTGCAAGAAGATGTCTACTCAAACGTCACCTTGATGACCTGCGTATGATTATTATTCGTATACGCAATCGTCAACGTCTTGCCAGTCTCATCCAGATACGGATACGCAACTCCCGCATACACAAAGCCGCCATCAATCGGCGTCGCCTCATATACTTCTTTATCCTGACTCCACGGACCTTCTGGCTTTGGAGCCGTTCTCAATGCCACTTTAGGACCATCTAAATCTCAGTTAGTTTCTCCATCCAAACCGTGTCTCTTTCAAACTTACTCAAATGGACATATACATAGCATTTAAAATACTCGCTGTAAACGACCTGGCCCTGTCCAGCTCCCCACATGACCGCCGTCTCAGAATTGTGCTCCGTCAACACCTCTGTCCGCcatcctttctctctcccccaCCAGTACTCGTACGCGTCCAGGTTGAAGGCGTCTGCTGCCTTGACTCGAGCCTGGTAGATGTACTCTGTATGCGGCCACTCAGTGACCCAGTTGGGCGGATGGCCCCAGATGTAGATGTACTCGCTGTTGACATCGCGATAGGCGGCGATGTCGCCGTATTTGGCAACCTCTGAACAGTCCCACCACCAACCGCGGTCGCCGAGACGTTGAGTAATGGTAGGCACGCCTTGAATAACCTCGACTCGGGCGACGCCTGCAGAGCGGTAGTTTTCGTGATCGTTCTGTTTGTAAGTGTAAGTGAGTGTAGCTGCTCATCCAGCCTTTTCCAAGAGCACAGAGAATAGAGAGTATCAGCAAACAAAACCCACCACGAGGAAATATACCGCTCCAACCGCCTCCTCATAATCAACCTCGCAAATACTCGTCCCCCCCAAAGCCAAACTGGCTCGTCTCCCCCCACTCCTCCCTAAACGGCGTAAACTGCTTCTGATGCGGCACCGGCTCGTCGTCGTTCAGATGCAAATCACGCACCACCAGCGCATCGTCCGTCAGCGCCGACACCGCGTTGCGCACCATGCCGTGGAAGCCGCCCGGGTCGGGCTCCTGGTCCGGATCCGTCACGCCGGGGCTG encodes:
- a CDS encoding uncharacterized protein (EggNog:ENOG41), with protein sequence MWGAGQGQVVYSEYFKCYVYVHLNGPKVALRTAPKPEGPWSQDKEVYEATPIDGGFVYAGVAYPYLDETGKTLTIAYTNNNHTQVIKVTFE